CCGCTCAGGCCAGCTGGCCTGCCCTACCACGCCAAGCCTGCATCCCTGCCTGCTGCCAGGGCGCAGAGAAGCCATTTCCATCATGTCAGCTGGCCAGCCTTCTCTCCAGCTGGGGTGTTCTGCTCGGGTCCCTAGTCTGCTTCCCTAGGCATCTCTCTTGGCCTTCCCACACTCCAAATCTCACGTTTCACCCTTCTCCTGTGCTGACCAGTTGCtgcctccaggaagtcctccctgaCTGCTCCTCCCATGCTGTTCTTTGGGAGGGTCCCGCACTGAGGGCCCAGCAGGTCCTCTGGGGAAGGTGGCAAAAATGAGGCCAGGCCCCAGAGATGTCCCCCACGCCCTGCCCTTCTGGCTCTGGCTCTTTCTCCACGTGTCCCCCCACCGTGGGTCTCTCCactcgtctctgtctctctgtttttgtccttgcgtttctttctctgactctgaaCCTCCTTTGTGTTTCTCTCCACCTGCGTGGTCTCTTTCACTTGGTCTTGGTTTCCGTCTGTCTCTCTGCGTCAGACCCACTGGGACACGCTTTTAACAGGCACGCAGACACCGTCCCCGGCTCTCCCGCCCTGTGATCTGCGCCCCCTTCCCACAGCTCTGAGCGATTTTTCGAGCTTCAAAAGGCACGTTAATTACTCTAATGAGGTCAGGAGAGACCCCGCGCTCTGCCATCCGGAGCTGGGAACACACTGCCTGTCCCCCGTCCCCCGCCCCAAGCCCGGCCGCCGCGCGCCCACCCCAGTCCGGGCAGGGTGGGTGCGCTGCCCGCTTCCCGGCCCTCGTGCCTGTCAGCAGCGGtctccacgccccccccccacacccccccagcGTTAGCGCCGAGTAACTGGCAGCCCCCGCCCGCCGAGGTTAATGCACTGTTAGCAGGAAGTTCTCAGCGGCTAAAAGCCAGGAGAGGGGCCCGTCGGCCCGGGATGAAAGGGGGGCCCCTGTGTGCACGCGGGCGAGCGCGGGAGGGGCTTCCTGTGCTCACAGGCAGGCCCGGTACACGGCGCAGACGCTCACGTGTGGGAGGCACGCAGGACGTGCACATGCACTCGTGTTCGCACACGGGGGTCACCGCAGCGGGTCCCTAGCCTGTGCCAGGTCGGGGGGTCCAGACCCACGGCCCAGgcccctcccggcccctcccggTACCTCGATTGCCCCGCAGGCCACCACACATGCTGGACGCGGCCAGCGGCCAGGTTGGAGTCTCGGGCTCCTGGTTGACGACTCGCTGTGCAGCTTGAGTCCCGGCCTGACCCCGGCCTCAGTTGCCCGTCTGGGAAACAGGGACAGGTGGGAGCTGGGCCCGCGTCAGCGGTCAAGGCGGGGCGTCTTCCCGGGACCTGGGGGGCTCCTCTGCCGGCTCCACTCTTTGCACCTGCCGCGCGGGGAGGAGTGGGGCCTCTGAAGACCACCAGAGCCGGGGCGGCAGGTACATTCGGTCCCATTGGTTATTTAGTGAGACACTTCCGCCACGCGGTTTTAGCTTCTTCCCTGGCACTGTGGCCTCTGAAGGTGCAAGGGTGTCGGACACTGACCCCAAGCCGTGGGGACTCGCCCTGCGGGCCAGGGGTCGGCCGGCAGCAGGCAGCAGGTGCTGGACCAGGGGTGACAGACACAGGCTAGGAGCCAAGTCTGAGCTTGGCCTTGGCAGGACCCTCCCCAAGTCTGGAGCAGACCCCCCAGCCCGAGAGTGCAGAGCAGGGTGGACAGGGGCAGACCCCATCGGAGACCCTGTCCTGGATCTGAGCCCAGGGCTGACAGCCGACCCTGAATGACCCCTGACTTTCACTGAGCCTTGAGCCCCAGACTGACCCCTGTCCCCAGAGTAAACCTGATCTCTGACCCTTGACTCCAGAGGAAACTTACTCCAGAATGACCCCTGGCCCCAGctgacccccccccacacacacacacacactggctgtgcctggaggctggggtggccactggccctgggaggggacagggccTCCTAGGTGCCCacagtgcccccccaccccccgcggggCAGGAGTCCCCTGGAGCAGCGGgtcctgtgcccccacccccaccttgcctggggccaggccttggagctgccctgccctcccctccccagggccccgcCTCCAGGAGCGGCCGGCGGGCGCAGGGAGGTTGAATGGGGGACGCGCGCCTTTGTTCCTGTCCCTGCTCTGGCTCTgaccttgagagagagacaagaacagaaggaaaacagagcTTCAGCTCAAATCCGCTCGGCAGCGGCAGTGGCGGCTCTTGCCTTGGTGGCCCCTGCATGCAAATGAGCAGCCCCATTGCTGGGCCTTCGCCGAGGCGTCCTCCCTGTGTGGTGTGCCCTTTCTGTTTCCCTGACCCCCTGCAGGCTCACGTCCTGCTGGCTTTGACAGAAGAGACCCCAGCCCCAACTGTGAGGTCCCATCAAGTGGGACAACAGTGGCAGCTTCCAGAAGGCGGGACACTGGGCTGGGCCAGGCTCCACCTCCGTAGCTGTGCAAGGGGGACTTCCTCACTGGGGGCCGCCACCACCCTTGTGCTCTCTAAAGGGCCAGACCCGTCAtcctgggctgagctgggcccGTGTTGCTGGAAGCCCAGGCCCTCACGCCAGGGGCATCCGGAGAGTCTATTTGAAGGGCCAGCCCTGGGACTCGGGTACCCGCAGTCAGGTAAGAGAACAACACCCAGGACAGGCAGGCTGAGTTCTCCAGGGGACAGAGAACCGAGAACCTCctcgtggcggggggggggggggggggggggggggggggggggggggggggggcgtgggggcggggcgggaagcACGGGCAGGGACCGGCCTTGATGGATGATCAGAATTTGAATGGCACAAAAAAGGGAGGTACTCTCAGGGCACAGCCTGAGCAAAGgttgggaaggggtggggggcagaaagtCAGGCGTCGTGTGGCGTGTGCCCCCCAACACCCTGGAGGGACGTGGCTGACGTGGGTCCATACACTTTGCTGGGGTGAAGGTTAGTTTGCCGGTCTCTGGCCTCTAATGGTTCCTGTTACGAGGACCTGCGACATTCCCTCCCGTGGGGACCTTCTAGTTCGAGGGCTCTGGTCTCACTCTCACCAGGCCTGGGCAAGTGAAACAAATCCAGAGAGGTGGACCCCAGCTGGGCACCACTGGCAGTTTCCAGCCGGCACTTGGTGACAGAGTACCTCTATAAACTCAGAGTCTGGTGACAGAGGCTGTGGCATGCATAAGACTGGAAAACGAAGGAACAGGTCCCCAGCGAGCTCCCCAGGAGCCGCCACTCTGGGCCTCCGCTGAAGCCGTGCACTGTGCCCGGATGCCCTTCTCTGTCTTGCTCCCGGGTCAGATTTCATCTGTGTATGGACTTCATCTGCTGTTGGCCTGGATCCTACCTTGGGCGGCTTGGATCCCACCCTGAGTGGCTCGGGCGGATCCCTTGTGTAGTGGGCACCTGTTCTGGGCCCCCCACGCTCAGGAGCTGAAGCAGAGACTGTCGCTCCATTTCccaggagaggaaacagaggcccacaGAGGACAAGTGACTGCCCTGAGGTCCCCCAGGGAGGCAGTGGTGGACCAGCCTTTGCACTCGGGCCAGCACGTGCCGAAAACACCTGCCCAGGAGGAACAGGGAGGCATGAAGCCGGTCAGCTCGCCGAGGTTAGGATTTGGGGTCTGGGTTGGAATGACTGAATGACGGTGGGACGGAGAGGGGGTGAGTcgtctctgtgcctcctcctgTCCCGGGGGCCAGGCTCCGCAGACCGCCTTGCTGTCCTGAGGGAGAGGAGCGCAGGGGACCCTTGTGAGGATGATGGGGGCGGCGGTGGTGGCTCGAGGCCCCCCCGGAGTTGGGCGTCtccgggggggggcggggaggggggcaggaccCCAGGGCTGCCCACGGCAGGCAGCCCCACCGGGAGGGACGAGGGACGAGTCGGGGACGGtctggcccggggtggggggtggggtgggcgcggcggaggcaggaggggggccatgcccccacccccgcccggccCCCGCGTGGCCGGGGCACGGCAGGAGGGGGCGCCCGCGGCCCTCCCGGCGCTCGGGCGGGACAAAGGCCGgagccccggcccctccccggcggctgcggcggcggcccGCCTAGCGAGAGTCCGCGCGGCCGGGGGGCCGGCGCCCGGGGAGGACCCCCggcgccccgcccgcccgccgcctgCCTTCTCGGCGCCCGAGGTCGCGCGCGcacgggcgggggggggcggccgGGGATCTCCAAGCGCCGGCGCGCCCTCCTCCCGCCCGCCCCGAGCCCGCCcgctcggcggcggcggcggaggaggcGGAGACCGCTGGCAGGCGGCGGCCAGGCGAGCGCGGCGGCCGGACCGGGGCCATGGCGCCCGCGCAGCGcccgctgctgccgctgctgctgctgctgctgccgctgccgccgccgccgcccttcGCGCGCGCCGAGGACGCCGCCCGCGCCAACTCGGACCGCTACGCCGTCTACTGGAACCGCAGCAACCCCAGGTGAGCGCGGCCGCGCGCGGGGAGGCGGCGCCGGGGGCCCcgggcgccccccgccccggccgggcCTCCGCGCCCCGGGCTCTGGGCGGCCCCCGAGCGCGCTCCGcctcgggggcgggggcggggggcgccggcGGGCCCCGGCGGGAGCCCCCAGGGAGTTCCGGCGCCCCGGAGTTCGGGGCGCTCCCGCTCCTCGTGCATCCTCCCCCCCGCACACGCGCAGGGCGC
This DNA window, taken from Panthera tigris isolate Pti1 chromosome A2, P.tigris_Pti1_mat1.1, whole genome shotgun sequence, encodes the following:
- the EFNA2 gene encoding ephrin-A2 isoform X1; its protein translation is MGDARLCSCPCSGSDLERETRTEGKQSFSSNPLGSGSGGSCLGGPCMQMSSPIAGPSPRRPPCVVCPFCFPDPLQAHVLLALTEETPAPTVRSHQVGQQWQLPEGGTLGWARLHLRSCARGTSSLGAATTLVLSKGPDPSSWAELGPCCWKPRPSRQGHPESLFEGPALGLGYPQSGEETEAHRGQVTALRSPREAVVDQPLHSGQHVPKTPAQEEQGGMKPVSSPRFHAGAADDGGGYTVEVSINDYLDIYCPHYGAPLPPAERMEHYVLYMVNGEGHASCDHRQRGFKRWECNRPAAPGGPLKFSEKFQLFTPFSLGFEFRPGHEYYYISATPPNAVDRPCLRLKVYVRPANETLYEAPEPIFTSNNSCSGLGACQLVLSTVPVLWTLLGS